One Leuconostoc mesenteroides subsp. mesenteroides ATCC 8293 genomic window, ATAAAAATAGTGCATTTTTCTAGTATAAGAGCACACATCTGTCCGTATTTTAAGTACGCTTACTTGGCACTGTTCTGGTTGACGCCGTTCGCGAGCATGTCAGAATTATGTAAGTGAATATTTGGAAAGAATAGTAAGTAGCATCCTTTCTTCTGAGGTCAGTAGATGATTTTTTCTAAACGCTATGCTACCAACAAATTTAGGTTGATGATCATCCTTTATTGATAATGTAATTATGTCTGGCATTGTTGGTTTAACGATATCAGCTAACAAAGCAATACCAAGATTTTCCGAAATCATATTCATTAAAAAATTAATATCGGACGTTTTCATAAAAAATTTTGGTCTGATATTACCTGTACTAGCAAAATAGGCCATAGCTCGATTATGAATAAAACTAGAATCGAGACCAACAAAGTGTTCGGATTTTAAATCAGAAAAAGATAAACTCTCCTTCTGAGAAAGTGGGTTTTTACTAGAGACGTATATTTTAAAATTGGCTTGAACGAAAGGTTCCTGCAATAACTCATTAGTAACGTCACTATCCAATGAGCCTAATAATGCAATGTCAACATCGCCATCTATTAGTGATTTTTTTAATACATTAGATCCAGCTTCAAAAATGTGCATATTTTGGATATTAAATTGCTTATCAAATTCTTTACTAGCCACTGCAATTTTAGCAAAATAGGCACTCTTTAGCATTGGTGGCAAACCAATTGTTGTACTATGTGACTTTAAGTGATTCAGTTCATGCATGGCAGTTTCTATTTCCGTCGTAATCGAATGGGTGTGTCTATATAATTGTTCACCTGCTGGGGTGAATTTTAGTTCATTTTGTGAGTTTCCTCTTATAACTAACTTACTTTGGAAGTGAGATTCTAAGCGCTTTAAAGCAGTGCTAATAGATGGCTGGCTAACATTAAATGTTTGGGCGACTTTGGTAAAACTTTTTTTTGTATATAATTCATTAAAGTATTTGAAATCTTCTGTTTTCATTAGAAACCCCTTTATATCAATGACAATCATGATGTATATAAAATAAATTTATAGTAAATAGCTAGTTTGACTATAAAACAATTGACCATGTATAGTCAAATATGTTGTTAATTAAAATACAAAATTTTTTGGAGGAAATAACATGACTACAACAGGGTATAGCATTTTGCGTAATCCATTTTTAAATAAGGGAACGGCATTTTCTGCAGCTGAGCGTGAGCAATTGGGCTTAACTGGCACATTACCAAGTCAAGTACAAATGATTGAAGAACAAGCAGAACAAGCTTACAAACAATTTCAGGCGAAAAGTCCTTTACTTGAAAAAAGAACATTTCTTATGAATTTGTTTAATGAAAACGTGACATTGTTCTATCACTTGATGGATCAACATGTTTCAGAATTTATGCCAATTGTTTATGATCCTATTGTTGCAGAGTCTATTGAACAATATAATGAAATTTACACTAATCCTCAAAATGCAGCATTTTTGTCAATCGATCATCCAGAAAATATTGAGAGCTCATTGAAGAGTGTCGCTGATGGCAGAGATATAAAGCTAGTTGTTGTGACTGATGCTGAAGGTATATTAGGCATGGGCGATTGGGGTGTCAATGGTGTTGATATTGCCGTTGGTAAATTGATGGTTTACACAGCAGCAGCTGGAATAGACCCGGCAACAGTATTACCAGTAAGCATTGATGCAGGTACGAATAACAAAATATTATTAGAAAATCCTTTGTATTTAGGGAACAAACATGAACGTATTGCTGGTGAAAAGTATCTTGAATTCATAGATAAGTTTGTAACTGCTGAACAAAAATTGTTCCCAGCATCATTATTGCATTGGGAAGATTTTGGACGTTCAAATGCACAAGTAATTTTGGATAAATATAAAGACAGCATTGCCACATTTAACGATGATATTCAAGGAACCGGAATGATTGTTTTGGCAGGAATATTCGGAGCTCTAAATATATCGAAAGAAAAACTAGTTGATCAAAGATTCCTAACGTTCGGTGCCGGTACAGCTGGTATGGGTATTGTTAATCAGATTTTTTCAGAATTAAAACAAGCTGGGTTATCCGATGCAGAGGCTCGCAGCCATTTCTATCTTGTGGATAAGCAAGGATTATTATTTGATGATACTGAAGATTTAACTGAAGCGCAAAAGGCGTTCACACGTTCAAGAAAGGAACTTGTTAACTCTGAACAATTAGACAATTTGGAAGCAGTGGTCAATGAGATACGTCCAACAGTTTTGATTGGTACTTCAACACAGCCAGGTACATTTACGGAAGCAATTGTAAAATCGATGGCACAAAATACAGAACGCCCAATTATTTTTCCTTTGTCAAATCCAACAAAATTAGCTGAAGCAACTGCAGAAAACTTAATTAAATGGACTGATGGAAAAGCTTTGATAGCAACTGGTATTCCTGCAGCGAATGTTACCTACAAAGGAGTGACATATAAAATAGGACAGGGCAATAACGCGTTGATTTATCCTGGTTTAGGCTTTGGTCTTGTTGCCTCAACTGCTAAGCTGTTAACACAAGAAACAATCTCAGCTGCTATTCATGCATTGGGTGGTCTAGTGGATGCTGATGAACCAGGAGCAGCAGTACTGCCACCAGTTTCAAATCTTACTGAGTTTTCACAAAAGATTGCTGAAATTACAGCACAAAGTGTTCTAAAGCAGGGACTTAATCGTGAAAAAATTGCCGATCCAAAGCAAGCCGTACAAGATGCTAAATGGTCTGCGGAGTACTAATTAGGACTTAAATAATATGACAAAAATAAAAATCAGTGGTGTCAGCTTGCCGTTGTATATTTTGATGCTGGTCATACTTGGTGTCACAATTTCACTCAACAAGCTGCCACTTAATATGCTTGGTTTAACCTTGTTATTGGTTCTACTTGGTCATCTATTCTACTACATTGGCAATATTTTACCAGTTTTCAAATCATATCTTGGTGGTGGATCCGTTTTCACCATTTTCGCTTCAGCTGCTCTAGCAACAAGTGGCATCATACCTTCAAACGTTGTGAATGCTACTAAGACATTTTTAAATAACCAAGGATTACTAGACTTTTATATCGCCGCCTTAATCGTTGGTGCGATTCTAGGAATGAATCGTAACTTATTGCTTAAAGCGGCTGTCAGATTTATCCCAGTATCATTAGCAGCCATGGTTATAGGATTCTTTGCTGTTGGTCTCGTTGGTATGTTACTGGGACTTGGATTCGGGCATTCCGTAATGTTTGTTTCTATGCCAATGATGGCAGGTGGTATAGGTGCTGGAGCGGTGCCACTTTCGCACATTTATGCTCAAGGTTTAGGTGTCAGTTCCGCCTCAATGTTTTCTCAACTAATACCTGCCGTTACCTTAGGGAATGTTCTTGCCGTTATTGGTGCAGCATTAATTGCAAAAGTTGGAGCAAACACAAAACACGATGGCCATGGTGTTTTATTACCAATCAATGAGGACGAGAAAAGTAAACCAATAAAGAATCTAGACGTTACTCGTATCGGAGTTGGCATGATGCTAGCATTTTCGTTCTTCTTGGTTGGCACAATTTTAAATAGTTTTGTTCCAAAAATTCACGCCTATGCTTTTATTATTATCTTAGTTATTATCGCTAAGGCATTTAATTTGATTCCGGATCAGCTTGAAGAGTCAGTAGTCATGTTTAACAAAATTATAATGGGTAACTTGACACACGCAGTATTGGCTGGCATAGGTTTGGCGTTAATTGACTTGAATGTATTGGAACAATCATTGACTTGGAAATTTGTTCTTCTCACGCTTACGAGTGTCGTTGTAATGGGTGTTGCGAGTGCCGTGATTGGAAAGCTATTTGGGCTTTATCCTGTTGAGTCTGCGATTGCTGCAGGAATGGCGGACAATAGTATGGGCGGCACAGGTAATGTGGCGGTATTATCCGCTTCAAATCGAATGGATATGATTGCTTTCGCTCAAATGGGAAATCGAATGGGGGGCGCAATCGTTCTAATTTTGGGAGGAGTATTAATTCATTTTTTGCACTGAAATACCATAATTAAAAATCATATATAAAATAGCCTCTTCAGCAAGAGGCTATACTCTGAATCGTAATGAAAATTACGATTTTTTTATATATTTAATGTTGTGTTCGAAGGATTAAATCAACATTTAGATATCTAAGAACAAAAAAAATTGGTAGCTTCTTTAAAGAGTTAGACGACACTATTGGACTTCGTTATTTTATGTTAGATTTGCTCAAAGAACAGAAAAAGGTTTCAAAGCGGTTAAAAATAAGGTTGCCAAAAAAACTTTCACAAAGTCTTTGGAAGCCTTATTTTAATACCTGTTTTTTAAAATTTCACAAGTGTTTGAGTTTTAGACCAATTGCTATTTTAGGGTGTGTTATATTAGTTAAAGCAATCAAGTTAAGACGGTGGCTATCCTGAATGGAGGTGGCGCTTATGGTGTAAACACTATAAACACACATTCTAGGAAAGGAGAGGCCTTGTGTCCATATCGGACGCGCTACTGGTCATGTTTGCCTTTGGTGGATTCATCATAAGCTTCTGACTTTTGTAGTTTTGTTAATCGAAAAAATTAGCAAAAAAAAATAACCGTCTTATCTTTGGCTGATAACGGTTATTTTTCAAGTAACTAAGATTTAGTCACCGTCGAAACGGGATTGCTAGGAGTCGTAGTTAGCGCTACGGCTCTTTTCTATGTCTTCATTATAGCATAGCTTTTGATTTTGTCACAAATTTAATGTTTTGTTCGCTTGCTTAATCGAACATTTGTTCGTACAATGGATTATACACATTTGTTTTTGGAGGTTGCTGATGGAAAACGTAATCACAACTGAATATGATTATAGCAAAGAAAAGCGTGGCGTGTTCTTTTTAATTGATTCAAAAAGTTTCTACGCCAGTGTTGAGAATGTTGAGCGGGGCTTTAATCCATTAAAGGGCGATTTAGTCGTGATGTCTGAACAAGCGAACACGAATGGTGGTCTAGTCCTAGCGGCGTCGCCTGCTCTTATACTAAAAAAATGGACTATTTTTATTCAGTCCGTAAAATGAAAGTATAGGAGTATTTTTATGTCAATTCGTTATTCACAAGATTTTAAAGATTCACTGGTTAAACTTCACCAAGAAGGACGTTCACTTAAATCATTGGCAGAGGAATTTGGACCTTCAAAAGATTCTATTGCTATTTGGGTCAAGCAAGCTACCCCAGTCATGATTCAGGGTCGGTCAAAGACGTTAAAGGATGTCAAGCAATTAGAAAAGCGTCTCGCTATTTTGGAGGAAGAAAACGAAATTTTATCACGCATAGCCTGACAGGCATTGAGCGGCCATCTTACTAGCCAAAAAATAGTCCGTAATGTGGGATTGCCGCTAGTTAACCAATTTTTAGCACAAGGCTACGCGCTTGTGCGTATTTTAAGTGCACTTAAAATCAAACCTAGTACCTATTACAACTGGCGCCATTGGCAACCCAGTCGACAAGAAAAGCGTAGAGAATCCCTGAAACCTTATATTTTAGACGTTTGGAAAACCTTTAAATTTTATGGTTATCGTCGTATTGCTGCTTATAGTCAACAAACCGACGGTCCGAAAGTATCTGAGTATATGACACTCAAATTGATGCGTGAATTAGGGATTAAATCCCGCATGCAAAAACGTTATCGCAAACCCAAAACTGTTGTGACGGTTGATCAAAAACCCAATCTGATTAGACACTTGCATGATTTGAGCGGTGTTTGGCAAACAGATATCACTTATATTCAGTTGACTAATCACAGATGGGTCTATTTAGCGACCGTTTTGGATCCTGAGAAGAGAAAAGTATTGGGCTATAAAATTGGCGATACAATGACAGCCGAGCTAGCCACAAGTGCCTTACAGATGGCGTTAGATAAGCATCGAAAGCCATTAATTATTCATTCAGATATGGGGTCACAATACACGAGTGCTGAGTTTAATATTAAATGCCAAAATTATGGCTTGAAACATTCATATTCACTCAAAGGCCATCCGTACGATAATGGCCGTATGGAAGCGTTTCATTCAATATTGAAGCGTGAAGAGGTGTATCTGAAGGCATACCAAACATTAACTGAAGTCCAAGCAGCCATTGGTTGGTATATCAATTTTTATAATCGCAATCGTATCTCAAATGTTGCCTAAGTAACTGAATAAAAATAGTCCAATTTATTGACTTCTGAGCAATAGGTACTAGGTTTGATTTTAAGTGCACTTAAAATACGCACAAGCGCGTAGCCTTGTGCTAAAAATTGGTTAACGAGCGGCAATCCCACATTACGGACTATTTTTTGGCTAGTAAGATGGCCGCTCAATGCCTGTCAGGCTATGTGTGATAAAATTTCGTTTTCTTCCTCCAAAATAGCGAGGCGCTTCTCTAGTTGCTTGACGTCTTTTAAAGTCTTTGACTGACCCTTGATCATGATTGGGGTAGCTTGTTTAAGCCAAATAGCAATAGAATCTTTCGACGGACCAAATTCTTCTGCTAATGATTTAAGTGAACGGCCTTCTTGGTGAAGTTTAACCAATGAATCTTTGAAATCTTGTGAATAACGAATTGACATAAAAATACTCCTATACTTTCATTTTACGGACTGAATAAAAATAGTCCATTTTTTTAGTATAAGAGCAAAAAAAATGCGAAGTTGTTTTGGTAACAAGTTAATTTACATTAAATAAATTAATAATAGAAAAATGATGCAATATTTTTTGTATTGTGCAATAATACTGGTTGAGTTAAAAATAAACAGTATTGGAAGTTATAAAAATGTTAAAAGAAAATCAGTCAAAGTGGTCTTCGGCTGGTGCACTAATTGCAATAGGCATAGTATTTGGTGATATTGGAACTTCGCCATTATATACAATGAATTCTATCTTGAATAGTGCAAAAAGCGCCCATAATCTTGACACTTTTGTTATTGGTTCTGTTTCATTAGTATTTTGGACTTTAATGTTAATTACTACTATTAAGTACGTTATCATAGCTTTGCAAGCTGACAACCATGGTGAGGGTGGTATCTTTGCTCTATACAGCAGAGTTAAAAAACCTAATAAAAAATGGCTATTATTACCAGCTTTAATTGGTGGGGCAGCTTTGTTAGCCGACGGAACATTGACTCCAGCAGTTACAGTTACTACAGCTATAGAGGGCTTAAAGGGGCAAGGGATAGGCGAATTTATTTTTCCAAATAATCAAACCATAGTTTTGTTTGTAGTGACTGTGATTTTATTAATTGTTTTTACATTCCAAAAAGCTGGTACAAAAAAAATCGGAAAAATTTTTGGACCCGTCATGCTTACTTGGTTCTTGTTTATTGGTTTTTTTGGTCTAGTTAACATCTTTAGTGATCTATCAATCCTTAAAGCTCTGTCACCAACATATGCCATTGCTGTTCTATTTAGTCCTGAGAACAAGACTGGAATTTTTATTTTAGGAAGCGTTTTTTTAGCTACTACTGGTGCTGAAGCGCTATATTCTGACATGGGTCATGTTGGTAAGCATAACATTTATGTTAGTTGGATTTTTGTCTACACCATGCTAATCCTGAATTATATGGGACAGGGTGCCTGGATTATGTCTCATGCTAATCAAGAAAATCTGTTGATGCAATCGTCTAATCCATTTTTCGAGATTTTACCAAGTGGGTGGCGGATTTTTGGAGTGGTAATGGCCGCTTTAGCAGCAATCATTGCTTCTCAAGCTCTCATTTCTGGGGCATACACTTTAGTCAGTGAAGCCATTAATTTAAAGGTCATTCCTCGTTTGCGTACTTTTTACCCTAGTGAAGCAAGAGGGCAAATGTACATTGGTACTGTGAACTGGCTACTATGCATTATAGGTTTGATTATTGTATGGGCATTCCAAACTTCTCATAACATGGAAGCTGCTTATGGACTTTCAATCACAATAACAATGCTGATGACAACGTTGTTACTGTATCAATTTATTAAGCAAGAAATGAAAAATAAAATTTTGGCTTTCTTTTTTGTGGTCATCTTTGGAATGATTGAAACCGTATTTTTGATAGCAAGTCTTGGTAAATTTTTACATGGTGGTTATGCAACATTGATTATAATGGTTGCTATTTTAAGCGTTATGATGATTTGGTTTTATGGTAATAAACGTCGTGAGGCCATATCTCAACAAAATGATTATCTTTCTTTAAAAGATTACAGAAAACAACTTATTAATTTGTCGAAAGATAATGAAGAGCCAATCTTTGCTTCGAATTTAGTTTATATTGTAAATATTCATCAAAACTACATGCTAAAAAGAAACATCATATACTCTATTCTAGGCTCAAAACCTAAAAGAGCTGAAACATACTGGTTTGTTACTATACGCTCATCAAACGATCCGTATGAAAAAAGCTATTCAGTCGATATGTTGGGTACTAACAATATCGTACATGTTACGTTAAACATTGGATTTAAAGTTGAACCACAAGTCAACATGTACATGAAGCAAATTGCCAATAATCTTGTTAAACAAAATATTATAAAACCACAGTTTCCTAAATATACGCTTAATAAGCGAGGAACTGTTGGAGAATTTAAGTATATTATGGCGAATCAAAATTATGAAGATTTACTTAATCTACCAGACATTCATACTTGGGACCGCTTTATTATATCTGGTAGATTATGGCTGCAATCACATACTGTTAAACCAAGTAGTTTTTATGGGCTAGAAGTGAGTGATGTACTGGAAGAAACAGTGCCATTATTTATTAAAGATTCAAACAAAAGTAAAATTAAACTTATTCAAAATGAGGTTAAAAATGTCATCAAGCCTGAATAAAATTAAAATCAAATTTTATTAATTTGAGTTAGTGGCTGGGCTGACAGGATTGCTGTTCAGTAAATTTAATAGAAAGGTTAAAAGGCTGATTAAATAATCAGTCTTTTTTAGTTGTTACAATGACACAAAAAATGATTTATTTTAGCTTTATGTTTGGGGTTTGGCTCGTCTATATTGGGTCTATGCTCCCTATATTTTTACTCTTTATGAGTTTGGGTCAATCACTACATGTCGCTATGATAGTTGCCAGTGTTTTGACTTTTTTATTTATTATCGTTCAACGAACCTTTAGAGGTTTACATTTAATCAATCAAGTACAAAAGAATATTTGAGAGAAAGGGTAGGCTACTAAATTAGTAGCCTTTTTTATTTAAAAATTATGCAAAATTCAAAAACGTATAAATTATACAAATCTGGTAAGCTCTGGGTTGTTGGGGCGGTTGCAGTAGCTGGTGTTGCTGTGAGTGCTAACACTACACAAGTCAGTGCCGATACGGTTTCAAATGCTGATGCACAAGCTGTTAAAACTACTGATGCCACGCAAAATGACAAGCAAGCTCAATTAACTGCTTCATCAACTGATACAGCTACGGACAAAGCGACAACTGATGATCCCACTAAATCTGCGACCGTTTCTTCAACTGCTGAAAAAAGCACAGTGCCAACAACTGCTGGTACAAGTGTCACGCAAGACCAAGCATCTGATGCAGTTGATAAGGCACAAGATACAGTAAAAGATGATGCTAAAACTGCATCTAATGCTGGTGTTGATGTCACAACTGGTAAAACAACTGATGTCACAATCAGTGATGACGACGCTTCATCAAAAACAGATGAGGTTTTATCTGATTTGAATAAGCAAGACCAAGCTGTTAAAGATGCCACGGCAAAACAACAAGCAAACGATCAGGCTTATCAAACGGCAACTACTGAAAAAACTGATGCCACTAAGCAAGGTCAAGCAGATTTGGACAATGCCACATCAGACCTTGA contains:
- a CDS encoding LysR family transcriptional regulator encodes the protein MKTEDFKYFNELYTKKSFTKVAQTFNVSQPSISTALKRLESHFQSKLVIRGNSQNELKFTPAGEQLYRHTHSITTEIETAMHELNHLKSHSTTIGLPPMLKSAYFAKIAVASKEFDKQFNIQNMHIFEAGSNVLKKSLIDGDVDIALLGSLDSDVTNELLQEPFVQANFKIYVSSKNPLSQKESLSFSDLKSEHFVGLDSSFIHNRAMAYFASTGNIRPKFFMKTSDINFLMNMISENLGIALLADIVKPTMPDIITLSIKDDHQPKFVGSIAFRKNHLLTSEERMLLTILSKYSLT
- a CDS encoding malolactic enzyme, with the translated sequence MTTTGYSILRNPFLNKGTAFSAAEREQLGLTGTLPSQVQMIEEQAEQAYKQFQAKSPLLEKRTFLMNLFNENVTLFYHLMDQHVSEFMPIVYDPIVAESIEQYNEIYTNPQNAAFLSIDHPENIESSLKSVADGRDIKLVVVTDAEGILGMGDWGVNGVDIAVGKLMVYTAAAGIDPATVLPVSIDAGTNNKILLENPLYLGNKHERIAGEKYLEFIDKFVTAEQKLFPASLLHWEDFGRSNAQVILDKYKDSIATFNDDIQGTGMIVLAGIFGALNISKEKLVDQRFLTFGAGTAGMGIVNQIFSELKQAGLSDAEARSHFYLVDKQGLLFDDTEDLTEAQKAFTRSRKELVNSEQLDNLEAVVNEIRPTVLIGTSTQPGTFTEAIVKSMAQNTERPIIFPLSNPTKLAEATAENLIKWTDGKALIATGIPAANVTYKGVTYKIGQGNNALIYPGLGFGLVASTAKLLTQETISAAIHALGGLVDADEPGAAVLPPVSNLTEFSQKIAEITAQSVLKQGLNREKIADPKQAVQDAKWSAEY
- a CDS encoding 2-hydroxycarboxylate transporter family protein, translated to MTKIKISGVSLPLYILMLVILGVTISLNKLPLNMLGLTLLLVLLGHLFYYIGNILPVFKSYLGGGSVFTIFASAALATSGIIPSNVVNATKTFLNNQGLLDFYIAALIVGAILGMNRNLLLKAAVRFIPVSLAAMVIGFFAVGLVGMLLGLGFGHSVMFVSMPMMAGGIGAGAVPLSHIYAQGLGVSSASMFSQLIPAVTLGNVLAVIGAALIAKVGANTKHDGHGVLLPINEDEKSKPIKNLDVTRIGVGMMLAFSFFLVGTILNSFVPKIHAYAFIIILVIIAKAFNLIPDQLEESVVMFNKIIMGNLTHAVLAGIGLALIDLNVLEQSLTWKFVLLTLTSVVVMGVASAVIGKLFGLYPVESAIAAGMADNSMGGTGNVAVLSASNRMDMIAFAQMGNRMGGAIVLILGGVLIHFLH
- a CDS encoding transposase codes for the protein MSIRYSQDFKDSLVKLHQEGRSLKSLAEEFGPSKDSIAIWVKQATPVMIQGRSKTLKDVKQLEKRLAILEEENEILSRIA
- a CDS encoding IS3 family transposase; this translates as MGLPLVNQFLAQGYALVRILSALKIKPSTYYNWRHWQPSRQEKRRESLKPYILDVWKTFKFYGYRRIAAYSQQTDGPKVSEYMTLKLMRELGIKSRMQKRYRKPKTVVTVDQKPNLIRHLHDLSGVWQTDITYIQLTNHRWVYLATVLDPEKRKVLGYKIGDTMTAELATSALQMALDKHRKPLIIHSDMGSQYTSAEFNIKCQNYGLKHSYSLKGHPYDNGRMEAFHSILKREEVYLKAYQTLTEVQAAIGWYINFYNRNRISNVA
- a CDS encoding transposase — its product is MSIRYSQDFKDSLVKLHQEGRSLKSLAEEFGPSKDSIAIWLKQATPIMIKGQSKTLKDVKQLEKRLAILEEENEILSHIA
- a CDS encoding KUP/HAK/KT family potassium transporter, which produces MLKENQSKWSSAGALIAIGIVFGDIGTSPLYTMNSILNSAKSAHNLDTFVIGSVSLVFWTLMLITTIKYVIIALQADNHGEGGIFALYSRVKKPNKKWLLLPALIGGAALLADGTLTPAVTVTTAIEGLKGQGIGEFIFPNNQTIVLFVVTVILLIVFTFQKAGTKKIGKIFGPVMLTWFLFIGFFGLVNIFSDLSILKALSPTYAIAVLFSPENKTGIFILGSVFLATTGAEALYSDMGHVGKHNIYVSWIFVYTMLILNYMGQGAWIMSHANQENLLMQSSNPFFEILPSGWRIFGVVMAALAAIIASQALISGAYTLVSEAINLKVIPRLRTFYPSEARGQMYIGTVNWLLCIIGLIIVWAFQTSHNMEAAYGLSITITMLMTTLLLYQFIKQEMKNKILAFFFVVIFGMIETVFLIASLGKFLHGGYATLIIMVAILSVMMIWFYGNKRREAISQQNDYLSLKDYRKQLINLSKDNEEPIFASNLVYIVNIHQNYMLKRNIIYSILGSKPKRAETYWFVTIRSSNDPYEKSYSVDMLGTNNIVHVTLNIGFKVEPQVNMYMKQIANNLVKQNIIKPQFPKYTLNKRGTVGEFKYIMANQNYEDLLNLPDIHTWDRFIISGRLWLQSHTVKPSSFYGLEVSDVLEETVPLFIKDSNKSKIKLIQNEVKNVIKPE
- a CDS encoding KxYKxGKxW signal peptide domain-containing protein, with the translated sequence MQNSKTYKLYKSGKLWVVGAVAVAGVAVSANTTQVSADTVSNADAQAVKTTDATQNDKQAQLTASSTDTATDKATTDDPTKSATVSSTAEKSTVPTTAGTSVTQDQASDAVDKAQDTVKDDAKTASNAGVDVTTGKTTDVTISDDDASSKTDEVLSDLNKQDQAVKDATAKQQANDQAYQTATTEKTDATKQGQADLDNATSDLDKQVDTTEKAGIKVNVEVAQSSPEYKDLSGLEGQDLLDAMALKYKLISIRCETGVEILL